The Lathyrus oleraceus cultivar Zhongwan6 chromosome 5, CAAS_Psat_ZW6_1.0, whole genome shotgun sequence genome includes the window ACGAGATAGTTTCACATCGAAACCGTGTATCTCAACTCAACATATCATTAAAACATAACAATCAAACAACCTGCAATTATATTAGCAATTTACCACATCAATTTATCAACAACGGAAACTCAACATTCGCTAAACGATTTTTCTCATCATCATGAAAACCACAATAATAGAACCCCATAATATTAATTTAATCATCCTAACTCTCATCACCCATGTGTAGTTCAGCGTGTCAGCTTTCCAATACTTCAAACGACATCTAAATTAGATTTACAAAATGAAAGTTATGACCATAATCGTCGGGATATGTCAACTAATTCGAAAACAGTTTTTTCTCAAAATAATACTATGCAATCGATTGCAGTCAGGGTGCAATTGATTGTCACTAAAAGATTTTCCAAAATTTTACACTCTGCAATCAATTGCAATCAAGGTGCAATCGATTGTAATGAAGGATTTTTCCAAAAACTAGTGCATTCGATTGTTATTTGGATGCAATCGATTGGAGTTAAATGATTTTCTAAAAAAATAGTTTCCTTTGTTACGATTACAGAACCACTTCCAAACCTCCAAACCTCATACCAGTCCCAAATTAATCATTCAAAATCTCTCAAAATCACATTCTAACATCACCAATAGATCAAACATACATAAATTTACGATCTCGCTACTCTATTAGTCTCAATTGTATGATATTTTTGACATTTATTGATATTTTATTTATGTATGACATTTTTGGATCATCTGAAATTATGTACGTAATTTTTTTGTTTTCGATTGTATGAAATCGTTTAAAGCTAAACAAAATATAACATGAAAGACTAAGTTCTGAGACGTTACAAAGATGTATATCCGGAATATTCACGGAGATATATCTTCGATTGAATTCAAGTGTATCATGACTTCTGAATAAGATGTATTGAATGTTTTAAATCGTTACGAAGATACATCTCAGAAATTTGATACATCCGAAAATACGTATCCAAAAACTATAAACATTTAAATAATCTAACGTGATAACTAAAAAATATAAATGATGCATTAAGAAAttctcaaaattctcaaaatttACAATCTCACAATATATTCATTTATTTTTCTAAACCTCAATATATTACTCAACTCAAAATTTTGGAAAACATATTTCAAGAGAAAAAAAAATGAACATATGCGTACTTAAGCAAACATAAGGTGTAGATAGTACTCAAATTAACCTATTAACTAATTCGATAAAAAACCCAAGCCCGAACGAAAAGCTACAAAATTTTCAGTTATTACAAGCGGCAACTTGTCCCGCCTATCTCCTTCTTCCCGCCATCAAAACCCTCCTTTTAATCATTTCCGATTCTCTTATATAACAAACACAGCCCTATTAATTCTCATCAATATCATTCACACTTCACTACTATTCAAACCCTAACCTAACACAAACCAAAAACCATGGTTCTTCCATTCGAACCCTCAAAGCCCGTCAGATTCTACGGCTCTAGCCTACCCCGTCCTCGAATTCACGTCAACTCAGATGGTAGCGACCGTGTAGACCCCCCTCTCTCCGTTACCGGCCCACTGATGTCGTGGGCCGAAGAAGCCCACTGGTCCATGGGCGGGCTCAGCTTCAAACGCCTCCGTCTCATGGGTAAAATCGAAGGCAATGTTGAGAAACTCCGAACTCAACGCGAGAAAGAATTTAACTCTTATTCTCTCGCTCATACCAAAAGCCCTAGCTCCGATCTTCGCAGATCTAAGGGTTCTGCTTCTCCTTCTCCTTCTCCTTCACCTTCACCACCGCCTGCTCCGTTTGCTTCAAAGCGTCGTAGACTTGAAACACTTCTTGAGGAAGAAGAGGAGGAGGTTAGGGTTTCGGATCCTGTTAGTCGTGGAAGGCGTTTGGTGAAAAAGCTTGGTGATGATTTTGATCGAGTTGCTTCTCCTGAGAAGAAGCGTTCTACTGAGGTGGTTGTTTCTGATTCGGTGGCTGCTCCGGTGAAGACTCAGCGTCGGAGATTGGTTAAAATTGGTGATGCTGTGAAGAAGGTTGTTGAAGCCAAGAAGGTTGTTGAAGCCAAGAAGGTTGTTGAAGCCAAGAAGGTTCTTGAAGAGGAAGAGAAAAACCCTGTTTCTGGGATTAGGGTTAGAACTTCTTCCAGATTGGTTAAGACAAggtcaaattagggttttgtaATATAAATCGTGTTTAACTCTTATGTTTCAGTCTAATTTTCGTTTCTTTTCTTTGTTTCTTCTAGATTTTGAAGATCTGTGTTTGTCTGTGAACTAGAAAAT containing:
- the LOC127086890 gene encoding uncharacterized protein LOC127086890 isoform X2; translation: MVLPFEPSKPVRFYGSSLPRPRIHVNSDGSDRVDPPLSVTGPLMSWAEEAHWSMGGLSFKRLRLMGKIEGNVEKLRTQREKEFNSYSLAHTKSPSSDLRRSKGSASPSPSPSPSPPPAPFASKRRRLETLLEEEEEEVRVSDPVSRGRRLVKKLGDDFDRVASPEKKRSTEVVVSDSVAAPVKTQRRRLVKIGDAVKKVVEAKKVLEEEEKNPVSGIRVRTSSRLVKTRSN
- the LOC127086890 gene encoding uncharacterized protein LOC127086890 isoform X1, whose amino-acid sequence is MVLPFEPSKPVRFYGSSLPRPRIHVNSDGSDRVDPPLSVTGPLMSWAEEAHWSMGGLSFKRLRLMGKIEGNVEKLRTQREKEFNSYSLAHTKSPSSDLRRSKGSASPSPSPSPSPPPAPFASKRRRLETLLEEEEEEVRVSDPVSRGRRLVKKLGDDFDRVASPEKKRSTEVVVSDSVAAPVKTQRRRLVKIGDAVKKVVEAKKVVEAKKVVEAKKVLEEEEKNPVSGIRVRTSSRLVKTRSN